Proteins encoded together in one Macadamia integrifolia cultivar HAES 741 chromosome 8, SCU_Mint_v3, whole genome shotgun sequence window:
- the LOC122085588 gene encoding E3 ubiquitin-protein ligase RDUF1-like has product MSSAGSSYWCYRCSRFVRVWGRDPVVCPDCDGGFVEEVENSPRVSHAEDRRRRFPAAAMYMLGNRPPSDQNRHLGSRRSRRNGGDRSPFNPVIVLRGPADGGGAEGGVDGGGGGGGERGSFELYYDDGAGSGLRPLPASMSDFLMGSGFDRLLDQLAQIEVNGVGRCEHPPASKAAVESMPTIEIVASHVVTESHCAVCKEPFELGSEAREMPCKHIYHSDCILPWLSLRNSCPVCRHELPSDVRGRNSGASDGSQEEQSPAVADEDTVGLTIWRLPGGGFAVGRFSGGRRAAERELPVVYTEMDGGFNTGGAPRRISWTSRGSRTRESGGLGRVFRNFFSFFGRFRSSSSHSIPESGATRRSQPSSVFSRTSRRRNNSSAWTVEDNGGIPRW; this is encoded by the coding sequence ATGTCTTCGGCTGGATCTTCTTACTGGTGCTACAGATGCAGTCGGTTTGTTAGGGTTTGGGGCCGAGATCCCGTCGTCTGCCCAGATTGTGATGGAGGATTTGTTGAAGAGGTCGAAAACTCTCCCCGGGTTTCACATGCGGAGGATCGACGCCGAAGATTTCCTGCGGCTGCCATGTACATGCTCGGGAATCGGCCCCCTTCTGATCAGAACAGGCATCTAGGTTCACGCCGTAGCCGAAGGAATGGTGGTGACCGTTCACCTTTCAATCCTGTTATTGTACTCAGAGGGCCTGCTGATGGCGGTGGCGCTGAAGGTGGTGTTGAtgggggtggtggtggcggcggcGAGAGGGGAAGCTTTGAGCTGTACTACGATGACGGTGCTGGTTCAGGCCTCCGCCCGCTGCCTGCTAGCATGTCAGATTTCTTGATGGGATCAGGCTTTGACCGCCTGCTGGATCAACTGGCCCAGATCGAGGTCAACGGGGTTGGCCGCTGCGAGCATCCCCCGGCTTCCAAGGCTGCGGTTGAGTCCATGCCCACAATCGAGATCGTTGCCAGCCATGTCGTCACTGAATCCCACTGTGCGGTCTGTAAGGAACCGTTTGAGCTTGGTTCAGAGGCCCGTGAGATGCCATGTAAGCACATCTACCATTCCGATTGCATTCTCCCTTGGCTTTCTCTACGGAATTCTTGCCCCGTTTGCCGCCACGAATTGCCTTCGGATGTCCGTGGCAGAAACTCAGGCGCGTCCGATGGAAGCCAGGAAGAGCAATCTCCTGCTGTGGCGGACGAAGACACTGTGGGGTTGACCATATGGAGGCTCCCTGGTGGTGGATTTGCAGTTGGGAGGTTTTCTGGGGGTAGACGTGCTGCTGAACGTGAGCTTCCCGTTGTTTATACGGAAATGGACGGCGGTTTCAACACTGGAGGGGCTCCAAGGAGGATTTCATGGACCTCCAGGGGAAGCAGAACGAGGGAGAGTGGGGGATTGGGGCGGGTTTTCcgaaatttcttctctttctttgggAGATTTAGATCTTCGTCTTCTCATTCAATCCCAGAATCTGGGGCTACCCGCAGAAGTCAACCTAGTTCGGTTTTCAGTAGAACTTCGCGAAGGCGCAACAACAGCAGCGCTTGGACGGTGGAAGACAACGGTGGGATTCCGAGATGGTGA
- the LOC122086247 gene encoding glycerol-3-phosphate acyltransferase 5-like, which produces MKSVVLELEGTLLKDPDPFSYFMLVAFEACGLIRFSLLLLVWPVIFLLDLLGMGDAGLKLTIFVAFAGVRESKIESVARAVLPKFYMNDLDMEAWRVFSSYDKRVVVTKTPRVMVERFVKEHLRAHQVIGRELVVNRLGLATGFVKDEFGSPSFQSLCKEKLHRPLIGNWMGDDDQFVRPVPVIFHDGRLVKRPTPSTALVILLWFPVGIILATIRIVVGLMLPMSIFLYIIPLFGMKIIVKGKPPPTSPASRTNTGVLFVCTHRTLLDPVALSIVMGRKVSAVTYSISRFSEILSPIPTVRLTRKRDVDAERIKRELTKGDLVVCPEGTTCREPFLLRFSALFAELTNQIVPVAMNCRVGFFHATTARGWKALDHIYFFMNPSPVYEVTFLNQLPVEATCSAGKNPHDVANYVQGILGETLGFECTKFTRKDKYRVLAGTTG; this is translated from the exons ATGAAGTCAGTTGTATTAGAACTTGAAGGGACCCTCCTGAAGGACCCTGACCCTTTCTCTTACTTCATGCTTGTTGCCTTCGAGGCCTGTGGCTTGATTCGTTTCTCCTTATTGCTATTGGTCTGGCCGGTAATCTTCCTACTTGACCTGCTGGGTATGGGGGATGCTGGTCTCAAGCTAACCATCTTTGTTGCCTTCGCCGGAGTACGTGAATCCAAGATTGAGTCCGTGGCACGAGCAGTGTTGCCCAAATTCTATATGAATGACTTGGATATGGAGGCCTGGAGGGTGTTTAGCTCTTACGACAAGAGGGTAGTGGTGACTAAGACCCCTAGGGTGATGGTGGAGAGATTTGTGAAGGAACATCTTCGTGCCCATCAGGTTATTGGGAGGGAGCTTGTGGTGAACCGTTTAGGGTTGGCCACTGGTTTTGTAAAGGACGAATTTGGTTCTCCGTCCTTCCAGTCTCTCTGTAAG GAAAAACTCCATAGACCATTGATTGGCAACTGGATGGGTGATGACGACCAATTCGTTCGGCCGGTGCCGgtaatcttccatgatggtcgATTAGTGAAGCGTCCGACGCCGTCTACTGCACTCGTCATCCTCCTATGGTTTCCAGTGGGAATCATACTAGCAACAATACGCATTGTGGTGGGCCTGATGCTACCCATGTCTATCTTCCTCTACATCATCCCATTATTTGGTATGAAAATCATCGTCAAAGGCAAGCCACCACCAACTTCACCGGCTTCCAGAACGAACACCGGTGTTCTCTTCGTGTGCACTCACCGCACCCTACTAGACCCCGTCGCCCTATCCATCGTAATGGGCCGTAAGGTCTCGGCGGTCACCTACTCGATTTCACGTTTTTCTGAGATCCTATCGCCGATACCCACCGTCCGGCTGACGAGGAAGAGGGACGTGGACGCAGAGAGGATTAAGAGAGAACTAACCAAAGGTGACCTAGTTGTATGCCCCGAGGGCACAACATGTCGTGAGCCATTTCTCTTGAGGTTTAGTGCACTGTTTGCAGAATTGACGAATCAGATCGTGCCGGTGGCCATGAACTGTAGGGTTGGGTTCTTCCATGCGACCACTGCAAGGGGTTGGAAGGCGTTGGACCACATTTACTTCTTCATGAACCCTAGCCCAGTTTATGAGGTGACTTTCTTGAACCAGTTACCAGTGGAGGCTACCTGCTCAGCCGGAAAGAATCCACATGATGTAGCAAATTACGTGCAGGGGATCTTAGGGGAGACACTAGGGTTTGAGTGCACCAAGTTCACTAGGAAGGACAAGTATCGGGTGCTGGCAGGGACGACGGGATAG
- the LOC122086398 gene encoding glycerol-3-phosphate acyltransferase 5-like, translating into MECKDTTGDTKDEAQLMESSFVSELEGTLLKDPNSFSYFMLVAFEASGLIRFTLLLLVWPLIFLLDMLGMGDVGLKLTIFVTLAGIRESEIESVARAVLPKFYMDDLNIEAWRVFSSYNRRVVVTKTPRVMVERFVKEHLRAEVVIGSELVVNRFGFATGFVRDEVASSPSFVGKEQLHHPFIGNWKNDKQFVLPGPVIFHDGRLVKRPTPFTALLILLWFPVGIILATIRILVGLMLPMSIIPYIAQLFGGRIIVKGKPPPPSLAASGTNTGVLFVCTHRTLMDPVVLATVLGRKIPAVTYSISRFSEILSPIPTVRLTRIRDVDAEMIKRELTKGDLVVCPEGTTCREPFLLRFSALFAELTDQIVPVAMNYRVGFFHATTARGWKALDPIFLFMNPRPVYEVTFLNQLPVDATCSAGKSPHDVANYVQRILAATLGFECTTFTRKDKYRVLAGNDGTVSCTPSLDRIKKVLNTFKPFMYTLH; encoded by the exons atgGAATGCAAGGATACTACAGGAGACACAAAAGACGAAGCACAATTAATGGAGTCATCCTTTGTATCAGAACTTGAAGGTACCCTCCTCAAGGACCCTAACTCTTTCTCTTATTTCATGCTCGTTGCCTTTGAGGCATCTGGCTTGATTCGTTTCACCTTATTGCTATTGGTCTGGCCGCTCATCTTCCTTCTTGACATGCTGGGTATGGGGGATGTTGGTCTCAAGCTAACTATCTTTGTTACCTTGGCTGGAATCCGTGAATCCGAGATCGAGTCCGTGGCACGAGCAGTGTTGCCCAAGTTCTATATGGATGACTTAAATATAGAGGCCTGGAGGGTGTTTAGCTCTTATAACAGGAGGGTGGTGGTGACTAAGACCCCAAGGGTGATGGTGGAGAGATTTGTTAAAGAGCATCTACGTGCCGAGGTGGTTATCGGGAGCGAGCTTGTGGTGAACCGTTTTGGGTTTGCCACCGGTTTTGTCAGGGACGAAGTTGCTTCTTCTCCATCCTTTGTCGGTAAG GAACAACTCCATCATCCATTTATTGGCAACTGGAAGAATGACAAGCAATTCGTCCTGCCAGGGCCGgtaatcttccatgatggtcgACTAGTGAAGCGTCCAACGCCGTTCACTGCactcctcatcctcctctggTTCCCGGTGGGAATCATACTAGCGACGATACGCATTTTGGTGGGCCTGATGCTACCCATGTCCATCATCCCTTACATAGCTCAATTATTTGGTGGCAGGATCATCGTCAAAGGCAAGCCACCGCCACCGTCACTCGCGGCGTCCGGGACAAACACCGGCGTTCTCTTTGTGTGCACGCATCGCACCCTAATGGACCCCGTTGTACTAGCCACTGTACTCGGCCGTAAAATCCCGGCTGTCACCTACTCAATTTCACGGTTTTCCGAGATCCTATCGCCGATACCCACCGTCCGGCTGACGAGGATAAGGGACGTGGACGCGGAGATGATAAAGAGAGAACTAACAAAAGGTGACCTAGTGGTGTGCCCCGAGGGCACCACATGTCGTGAGCCATTTCTTTTGAGGTTTAGTGCCCTTTTTGCAGAATTAACGGATCAGATCGTCCCAGTGGCCATGAACTACAGGGTTGGATTCTTCCATGCTACCACTGCAAGGGGTTGGAAGGCATTGGACCCCATTTTCTTATTCATGAACCCTCGCCCAGTTTATGAGGTGACATTCCTGAACCAGTTACCAGTGGACGCTACATGCTCAGCGGGCAAGAGCCCCCATGATGTAGCAAATTACGTGCAGAGGATCTTAGCGGCAACGCTAGGGTTTGAGTGCACCACCTTCACTAGGAAGGACAAGTATAGGGTCCTGGCTGGGAACGATGGGACTGTGTCTTGTACACCTTCCTTAGATCGAATAAAGAAGGTTCTCAATACTTTTAAGCCCTTTATGTATACACTCCATTGA
- the LOC122087487 gene encoding pumilio homolog 2-like, with amino-acid sequence MVTESPLKILSDLGMRPMLGSNDGSFGEEFGKELGLLLREQRRQEANDRERELNLYRSGSAPPTVEGSLNAVGGLFNHVGDASLSDFAGSKNANEFSEEQLRSDPAYLSYYYSNVNLNPRLPPPLLSKEDWRSAQRLQGGSSVIGGIGDRRKVNRDGDGGSRSLFSLQPGFNSQKEENEVGLRKPQAASEWGGDGLIGLSGLGLGSRQKSFADIFQDDLGRATPLSSHPSRPASRNAFDDNGEPLGSAESQLAPLHLELAAVDALRSGANIQGMSGVHNIGPSTSHSFASALSASLSRSTTPDPQLVGRAPSPCLPPVGGGRVSDKDKRNIIGSNSFNGVSSSMSESTDLVAALSGMNLSTNGVVDEENHAQPHVQHGMDDHHSFVFNLQGGQNSVKQNPYLKRSESGHLNLPSIPQPAKGSYPNLGKSDGTGMVPNNSPVIVDAQAELHKPTVSSGNLYMKGPSTQTLNSAGGSPSHYQNVDGANSAFANYGLGGYSMITGQLGSGNLPPLFENVAAGSAMAAPGMDSRTLGGGLPSGTNLTGAAELSNLNRMGNHTAGNALQVPLMDPLYLQYLRTAEYAAAQVAALNDPSVDRNYLGNSYVDLLGLQKAYLGALLSPQKSQYGMPFLGKSGNLNPGYYGNPSFGLGMSYTGSPLASPVLPNAPVGAGSPIRHERNMRFPPGLRNLGGGVMGSWHSEAAGNMDESFASSLLEEFKSNKTKCFELSEIAGHVVEFSADQYGSRFIQQKLETATTEEKNMVFQEITPQALSLMTDVFGNYVIQKFFEHGTASQRRDLANQLTGHVLTLSLQMYGCRVIQKAIEVVDLDQQTKMVSELDGNVMRCVRDQNGNHVIQKCIECIPQDAIQFIISSFYDQVVTLSTHPYGCRVIQRVLEHCGDPKTQRIMMVEILQSVCMLAQDQYGNYVVQHVLEHGKPHERTAIIKKLAGQIVQMSQQKFASNVVEKCLTFGGPAERQILVNEMLGSTDENEPLQAMMKDQFANYVVQKVLETCDDQQRELILSRIKVHLNALKKYTYGKHIVARVEKLVAAGERRIGIQSPYPA; translated from the exons ATGGTCACTGAGAGTCCTCTTAAAATTTTGTCTGATTTGGGGATGCGACCGATGCTCGGGAGCAACGATGGATCGTTTGGAGAGGAGTTTGGGAAGGAGTTAGGTTTGTTGCTTAGAGAGCAACGACGGCAGGAAGCAAATGATAGGGAGAGGGAGCTTAATCTGTACAGGAGTGGTTCTGCTCCTCCGACCGTCGAGGGCTCCTTAAACGCTGTTGGAGGACTGTTCAATCATGTCGGAGACGCCTCGCTCTCAGACTTTGCTGGCAGTAAGAACGCCAACGAGTTCTCGGAAGAACAGCTCCGCTCTGATCCAGCTTACCTTTCTTATTATTACTCTAACGTGAATCTGAACCCCCGTCTTCCGCCACCTTTGCTCTCTAAGGAGGATTGGCGTTCCGCACAGAGGCTTCAAGGTGGGAGTTCAGTGATAGGAGGCATTGGAGACAGAAGGAAGGTGAATCGAGATGGCGACGGGGGCAGTAGATCGCTGTTCTCATTGCAGCCTGGGTTCAATTCTCAGAAAGAAGAGAACGAGGTTGGGCTTAGGAAACCACAGGCTGCATCGGAGTGGGGTGGTGATGGCCTGATTGGATTGTCGGGATTAGGACTTGGGAGCAGGCAGAAGAGCTTTGCCGATATTTTTCAG GATGATCTGGGGCGTGCAACACCTCTCTCTAGTCATCCTTCTCGCCCTGCCAGCCGTAATGCCTTTGATGACAATGGGGAGCCACTAGGTTCTGCTGAATCTCAGCTTGCTCCGTTGCATCTTGAATTGGCAGCTGTAGATGCTTTGCGGTCTGGTGCAAATATTCAGGGTATGTCTGGGGTCCATAACATCGGTCCGTCAACTTCTCATAGTTTTGCGTCTGCTTTAAGTGCCTCCTTGTCAAGAAGCACAACTCCTGATCCTCAACTTGTTGGTAGGGCTCCTAGTCCTTGCCTTCCACCTGTTGGAGGAGGGAGGGTCAGTGATAAAGATAAGAGGAATATCATTGGTTCTAACTCATTCAATGGTGTTTCATCAAGTATGAGTGAATCTACCGATCTTGTAGCTGCTTTGTCCGGAATGAATTTGTCAACAAATGGTGTGGTAGATGAAGAGAATCATGCACAACCACATGTTCAACATGGTATGGATGATCACCATAGTTTCGTATTCAATCTGCAAGGTGGTCAGAACAGTGTTAAGCAGAACCCATACTTGAAGAGATCTGAGTCTGGGCATTTAAATCTGCCTTCCATTCCTCAGCCAGCAAAGGGATCATACCCTAATTTGGGTAAAAGCGATGGGACTGGGATGGTCCCGAACAACTCTCCGGTGATAGTTGATGCACAGGCTGAACTGCATAAACCTACTGTATCCTCTGGTAACTTGTACATGAAAGGTCCCTCCACCCAAACGCTTAATAGTGCAGGAGGTTCTCCTTCTCACTATCAGAATGTAGATGGTGCAAATTCAGCATTTGCAAATTATGGTTTAGGTGGTTATTCCATGATTACAGGTCAGCTTGGCAGTGGTAATCTGCCTCCTTTATTCGAAAATGTTGCTGCAGGATCTGCTATGGCAGCCCCTGGCATGGACTCTAGAACACTGGGGGGAGGTTTGCCTTCTGGAACAAATTTGACTGGTGCGGCAGAATTGTCAAATCTCAACAGGATGGGCAATCATACAGCTGGGAATGCTCTTCAAGTGCCCCTTATGGATCCTTTGTATCTTCAGTACTTGAGGACAGCTGAGTATGCTGCAGCACAGGTTGCAGCTCTTAATGACCCTTCTGTCGACAGGAACTACCTTGGGAATTCATATGTGGATTTACTTGGGCTCCAAAAAGCTTATCTTGGGGCATTGCTTTCACCCCAGAAATCGCAGTATGGAATGCCTTTCCTAGGTAAATCTGGCAACCTCAATCCTGGTTACTATGGAAACCCTTCTTTTGGTCTTGGTATGTCATATACTGGAAGTCCATTGGCAAGTCCAGTTCTTCCCAATGCTCCTGTTGGAGCTGGTAGTCCTATTAGGCATGAGCGAAACATGCGCTTTCCTCCTGGGCTGAGAAACTTAGGCGGCGGTGTCATGGGATCCTGGCACTCAGAAGCTGCTGGGAACATGGATGAGAGCTTTGCATCCTCACTTTTGGAGGAATTTAAGAGCAACAAAACCAAATGTTTTGAACTTTCAGAGATTGCAGGTCATGTTGTTGAATTCAG TGCTGATCAGTATGGTAGCCGATTTATACAACAAAAACTTGAAACAGCTACAACGGAAGAGAAAAACATGGTTTTCCAGGAAATCACTCCCCAAGCGCTTTCTTTGATGACTGATGTTTTCGGTAACTATGTTATCCAAAAG TTTTTTGAGCATGGAACTGCGTCTCAGAGAAGAGATCTGGCAAACCAGCTAACTGGTCATGTTTTGACTCTTAGTCTACAAATGTATGGCTGTCGAGTGATACAAAAG GcaatagaagttgtagatttgGACCAACAGACTAAAATGGTCTCAGAGCTTGATGGTAATGTCATGCGTTGTGTACGTGACCAAAATGGAAATCATGTCATCCAGAAGTGTATTGAGTGCATACCTCAAGATGCTATTCAGTTCATCATTTCTTCATTCTATGATCAAGTTGTTACACTTTCTACCCATCCTTACGGTTGTCGTGTCATACAg AGAGTACTGGAACATTGCGGTGACCCAAAAACACAGCGTATCATGATGGTTGAGATCTTGCAATCTGTTTGCATGTTGGCACAGGACCAATATGGAAATTATGTTGTTCAG CATGTACTGGAGCATGGAAAACCACATGAGCGTACTGCCATAATAAAGAAGCTAGCTGGGCAAATAGTTCAAATGAGTCAACAGAAATTTGCCTCCAATGTGGTTGAAAAGTGCTTAACTTTTGGTGGTCCCGCAGAACGTCAGATTTTGGTTAATGAGATGCTTGGCTCCACAGATGAGAATGAGCCTCTGCAG GCTATGATGAAAGATCAGTTTGCAAACTATGTTGTACAGAAAGTGCTGGAGACTTGTGATGACCAGCAACGTGAACTGATCCTATCACGAATAAAGGTTCATTTGAATGCCCTGAAGAAGTACACTTATGGGAAGCATATAGTTGCACGTGTAGAGAAGCTTGTTGCCGCTGGGG AGAGGAGAATTGGTATTCAGTCTCCATACCCAGCTTAG
- the LOC122087489 gene encoding uncharacterized protein LOC122087489, translating to MVTVSVSLSSSPLTCLVKTKPCHSFRTCGSSSNLVSSLNFPAILLSSRFPSYQRQPLQFSPNNAARLRRISASSEDVLPSDTPIENAQQIISNEDSGVSTVVSVLLFIAFIGLSILTIGVIYIAVTDFLQKREREKLDKEEAAKKKKKKSGKKGKVKARAGAGPRGFGQKIDEDYDDED from the exons ATGGTTACCGTATCCGTATCTCTGTCTTCCTCACCACTTACCTGCCTTGTGAAGACGAAACCTTGCCATTCTTTCAGGACTTGTGGATCGTCCTCCAACCTCGTCTCGTCTTTAAACTTCCCCGCCATACTCCTCTCGAGTAGATTCCCTTCTTATCAACGCCAACCCCTTCAATTTTCGCCAAATAACGCCGCCCGACTTCGACGAATTTCTGCATCATCAGAAGATGTTTTGCCTTCAGACACCCCAATCGAGAATGCCCAACAGATAATTTCCAATGAAGACAGCGGTGTTTCAACAGTTGTGTCTGTTCTTCTGTTCATCGCCTTCATTGGTCTTTCTATTCTTACAATTGGG GTTATCTACATAGCTGTGACGGATTTCCTGcagaaaagggagagggagaagctTGATAAAGAAGAGGccgcaaagaagaagaagaagaagagtgggaAGAAGGGGAAGGTCAAGGCAAGGGCTGGAGCTGGACCCAGAGGATTTGGCCAAAAGATTGATGAAGATTATGACGATGAAGATTAG